The Nitrospirota bacterium genome has a segment encoding these proteins:
- a CDS encoding BCAM0308 family protein, giving the protein MRTMSRPYQLQYKKKIATSDTYLPRGASQSASVCGTCHAVYQNKRWYADEALYETTKKNGVEIVCPACLKIRDDFPGGIVTLKGEYVAGHKQELLNLIRNEEERARGFNPLERVMSVRENGSGSLVIFTTNEKLAQRLGRAINKSFHGELSYNWSHDNKLVRVGWERAA; this is encoded by the coding sequence ATGAGGACAATGAGCAGACCATACCAGCTCCAGTACAAGAAGAAGATAGCCACATCGGATACGTACCTGCCGCGGGGCGCGAGCCAGAGCGCGTCGGTGTGCGGTACGTGCCATGCCGTCTACCAGAACAAGCGGTGGTACGCTGACGAGGCGCTGTACGAGACGACGAAGAAGAACGGTGTTGAAATCGTCTGCCCCGCCTGCCTCAAGATCCGCGATGATTTTCCGGGAGGCATCGTGACCCTGAAAGGCGAATACGTCGCCGGGCATAAGCAGGAACTGTTGAACCTCATCAGGAACGAGGAGGAGCGTGCACGGGGCTTCAACCCGCTGGAGCGCGTCATGTCCGTACGGGAGAACGGGTCGGGATCGCTGGTCATATTCACTACCAATGAAAAACTCGCTCAGCGGCTTGGCAGGGCGATCAACAAGTCCTTCCACGGAGAATTGTCCTACAACTGGTCTCATGACAACAAACTCGTGCGCGTGGGATGGGAGCGGGCGGCGTAG